In Stigmatopora argus isolate UIUO_Sarg chromosome 10, RoL_Sarg_1.0, whole genome shotgun sequence, the following proteins share a genomic window:
- the sptbn4b gene encoding spectrin beta chain, non-erythrocytic 4 isoform X4 — translation MLHADARMLLPGDLDAVACLGDWVGEKMLLARDGNCDDTQKLHKKWLKHQAFMAELAQNKEWLDKIEKEGRHLIQEKPELSPLVRQKLEEIRECWLDLESTTQAKARQLFQANKADLLAQSYRSLDQRLGQMEGQLAYVDRGRDLASVNRQLKKLQGMECQMEEWYQEVGALQAQAAAVPQQTRTKETVAEQQAAVEARMVRLIEPLKERRRLLLASKEVHQVGRDLEDEMLWVQERLPLAMSQEHGSSLQSVQQLMKKNQTLQREIQGHLGHVEEVLERAAIFASVRSPEAHAVRAGHEQLTQLWALLWTETERRQLMLDAMYQAQQYYFDTAEVEAWLSEQELNMMNEEKGKDEPSTLQLLKKHLVLEQTIEDYAETIGLLSQQCRQLLEMGHPDCEQISRRQSQMDRLYVSLKDLVEERKSRLEQQYWLYQLNREVDELEQWIAQREVVASSPELGQDFEHVSLLQEKFTEFASETGSTGQERVTAVNQMVDELIDYGHAEAAVIAEWKDGVNESWAELLELMETRAQMLAASHQLHKFFADCREVLSQIEDKHRRLPEVRSHQTSTANTGTLQRLLHGFEQDIQLLVTQVRQLQESAAQLRTVYAGDKAEAIACSEHQVLQCWKELLAYCDDCRLQITTEADKLRFFGMARDQLMWMDSILCQIDTGEKPRDVSSVEVLMNYHQSLRNEVDARSQNVVECIDVGKMLLAARNPAAHQIKEKLDQVVAKQQELSEKWDKHWEALQQLLEVHQFAQEAVVAEAWLTAQEPLVSSKELGGSVDEVEQLIRRHEAFRKAAATWEERFSSLRRLTTVEKVKAEQGKQPATPLLGRKVFLDPQDASPAPPSSLPRLPLSPVMRQTIYEQNEASTPPSPSPATPTPSPSAVRHPARSSILSVATAAMLVSANQVRESSGKAPGHLQPKVEVDAKPSPYLRQPKIKHLDDAVTPLLVASRLEKARERGREMTTERAEVAVMAEVVLQEPGRDRLHGGPRASGTNPEPQVQTHGGRLERRLSGEQLLQARKNELPQEVWREHAERRERRTLERQTSSEQEGHGSHDGRMRERDRHRSERQESSERDTGKEHSDRRSGGGERRTTMAEIVEQLQEREAAQARGEISRLANGVPEKSSRPDRPRARDRPKPRRRPRPKESGETTRRSRSAPAQSGPAAPQPPTLSAHHEGFLFRKLDIESLKKSTNSRSWVNLYCVLSKGELGFYKDAKNTATAYNNEPTLNLAHCHCDVTNGYKKKKNVFTLKTKEGSEFLFHAKDEEDLKTWVGSIGSSISEHEEMAKWGQPQATTSSTDEGTRRDGSKAGSERGGERSDRAEKAEKPEKDKERDRGRDKDRAERSDRGGKAEAKRSEKPTKKK, via the exons CAGGCCAAGGCCCGGCAGCTCTTCCAGGCCAACAAGGCAGACCTTTTGGCTCAGAGCTACCGTAGTCTGGACCAGAGGCTGGGTCAGATGGAGGGCCAGCTGGCCTACGTGGACCGTGGTCGTGATTTGGCTAGTGTTAACAGGCAGCTTAAAAAACTGCAG GGCATGGAGTGCCAAATGGAGGAGTGGTACCAGGAGGTCGGTGCGCTGCAGGCTCAGGCGGCCGCCGTGCCGCAACAGACGCGAACGAAGGAGACGGTGGCCGAACAGCAGGCGGCAGTTGAGGCTCGCATGGTCCGCCTGATAGAACCTCTCAAGGAACGCAGACGCCTGCTTCTTGCCTCCAAGGAGGTGCACCAAGTGGGACGAGACCTGGAGGATGAGATG TTGTGGGTGCAGGAGCGCCTCCCACTGGCCATGAGTCAGGAACATGGTTCCTCCTTGCAGTCGGTGCAGCAACTCATGAAGAAGAACCAG ACTCTGCAAAGGGAAATTCAGGGCCACCTCGGCCATGTGGAGGAGGTCTTGGAGCGCGCAGCCATCTTTGCCTCAGTCCGCAGCCCCGAGGCCCACGCCGTGCGGGCGGGCCACGAGCAGCTCACCCAGCTTTGGGCGCTGTTATGGACGGAGACGGAACGCCGGCAGCTGATGCTGGACGCCATGTACCAGGCGCAACAGTACTACTTTGATACGGCCGAGGTGGAAGCCTGGCTCAGCGAGCAGGAGCTGAACATGATGAACGAGGAGAAAGGAAAG GACGAGCCGAGCACCTTGCAGTTGTTGAAGAAGCACCTGGTCCTGGAACAGACCATTGAGGACTACGCCGAAACCATCGGGCTGCTGTCTCAGCAGTGTCGTCAGCTACTGGAAATGGGACACCCTGATTG CGAGCAGATCAGCAGGCGACAGTCACAGATGGACCGTTTGTACGTCTCGCTGAAGGACCTGGTCGAGGAGCGCAAGAGTCGCCTGGAGCAGCAGTACTGGCTTTACCAGCTCAATCGTGAGGTGGACGAGCTGGAACAGTGGATCGCCCAGCGGGAGGTGGTGGCCAGTTCGCCTGAGCTGGGACAGGACTTTGAGCACGTCAGC TTGCTCCAGGAGAAGTTCACGGAGTTTGCGTCAGAGACGGGCAGCACGGGTCAGGAACGCGTGACGGCCGTCAACCAGATGGTGGACGAACTGATCGACTACGGCCACGCCGAGGCCGCCGTCATCGCCGAATGGAAGGACGGCGTCAACGAATCATGGGCTGAACTCCTGGAGTTGATGGAGACGCGGGCGCAGATGTTGGCTGCCTCCCATCAACTGCACAAGTTCTTCGCCGATTGCCGAGAG GTTCTGTCACAGATCGAAGACAAACACCGCAGGTTACCGGAGGTGCGTAGTCATCAGACAAGCACGGCCAACACCGGCACGCTGCAGAGACTGCTGCACGGCTTTGAGCAGGACATCCAACTGCTGGTCACGCAG GTGCGCCAGCTTCAGGAAAGTGCAGCCCAGTTGAGGACGGTTTATGCCGGTGACAAGGCGGAAGCCATCGCGTGCAGTGAACATCAGGTGCTGCAGTGCTGGAAAGAGCTGCTGGCCTACTGCGACGACTGTCGGCTGCAGATCACCACCGAGGCGGACAAACTCAGGTTCTTTGGAATGGCCCGTGATCAGCTCATGTGGATGGACTCCATTCTCTGCCAGATCGACACGGGAGAGAAGCCAAG GGACGTATCGTCCGTGGAAGTTTTGATGAACTATCACCAGAGTCTGAGGAACGAAGTGGATGCCCGCAGTCAGAATGTGGTGGAATGTATCGACGTGGGAAAGATGCTGCTGGCGGCGAGAAACCCCGCAGCTCACCAG ATCAAGGAAAAGCTGGACCAGGTGGTCGCTAAGCAACAGGAGCTTTCCGAGAAGTGGGACAAACACTGGGAGGCACTGCAGCAAT TGCTAGAGGTCCACCAGTTTGCTCAGGAAGCCGTAGTGGCGGAGGCGTGGCTCACGGCGCAGGAGCCGCTGGTCAGCAGCAAGGAGCTGGGAGGCAGCGTGGACGAGGTGGAGCAACTCATTCGAAGACACGAGGCCTTTCGCAAAGCCGCCGCCACCTGGGAAGAGCGCTTCAGCTCTCTCAGACGCTTGACCACG GTGGAAAAAGTGAAAGCCGAGCAAGGCAAACAACCAGCGACGCCTCTGCTGGGCCGTAAAGTCTTCCTGGATCCTCAGGACGCGTCGCCGGCTCCCCCTTCCAGCCTCCCGCGCCTTCCCCTCTCACCGGTCATGAGACAGACCATCTACGAGCAGAACGAGGCCAGCACGCCGCCCTCCCCCTCGCCCGCCACCCCTACGCCATCCCCCTCGGCGGTCCGACATCCCGCCCGTTCGTCCATCTTGTCCGTTGCGACGGCCGCCATGTTGGTCTCGGCTAATCAAGTGCGAGAAAGTAGCGGGAAGGCACCCGGTCACCTTCAGCCCAAG GTGGAAGTGGACGCCAAGCCGTCGCCGTACCTCCGCCAACCCAAAATCAAACACCTCGACGACGCCGTGACACCGCTTCTGGTAGCCAGCCGGCTGGAGAAGGCCCGGGAGAGAGGCAGGGAGATGACGACGGAGCGAGCCGAGGTGGCCGTGATGGCCGAGGTGGTCCTCCAGGAACCCGGCCGCGACCGGCTCCACGGAGGGCCCCGAGCCTCCGGGACTAACCCCGAGCCGCAGGTCCAGACTCACGGCGGGCGGCTGGAGCGGCGGCTTTCCGGCGAGCAGCTCCTCCAGGCCCGCAAGAACGAGCTCCCTCAGGAGGTGTGGCGGGAACACGCCGAGCGACGGGAGCGGCGGACTCTGGAGAGGCAGACGTCCAGCGAGCAGGAAGGACACGGAAGCCACGACGGTCGCATGAGGGAGCGAGACCGCCACCGGTCGGAGAGGCAGGAATCCAGCGAGCGCGACACCGGCAAGGAGCATTCGGACAGACGCTCGGGAGGAGG ggaGAGAAGAACCACAATGGCGGAAATAGTGGAGCAGCTTCAGGAAAGAGAAGCAGCACAG GCTCGAGGCGAGATTTCTCGCCTGGCGAACGGCGTACCAGAGAAGTCTTCCCGTCCCGACAGGCCCCGAGCCCGGGACAGACCCAAACCGCGGCGCCGGCCACGTCCCAAAGAGTCGGGAGAGACCACGCGGCGATCCCGCTCGGCGCCAGCGCAAAGCGGCCCCGCCGCACCCCAGCCACCCACGCTCAGCGCACACCACGAGGGCTTTCTCTTCCGCAAGCTGGACATCGAGAGTCTGAAGAAGAGCACTAACAG CAGGTCTTGGGTGAACCTGTACTGTGTGCTGAGCAAAGGCGAGTTGGGTTTCTACAAGGATGCTAAAAACACTGCCACGGCGTACAACAACGAGCCCACGCTCAACCTCGCGCACTGCCACTGTGATGTCACCAACGgatacaagaagaagaagaatgtcTTCACGCTTAA GACAAAGGAGGGCAGTGAGTTCTTATTCCACGCTAAGGATGAG GAGGACTTGAAGACGTGGGTGGGCAGCATTGGCAGTAGCATCTCGGAACACGAGGAGATGGCCAAGTGGGGCCAGCCCCAAGCAACTACCTCATCCACCGACGAGGGGACGCGGCGCGACGGAAGCAAGGCCGGCTCGGAGCGCGGCGGCGAGCGATCGGACAGAGCCGAGAAAGCGGAAAAGCCGGAAAAAGACAAGGAGAGGGACAGGGGACGGGACAAAGATAGGGCGGAGCGCTCGGATCGTGGCGGTAAAGCGGAAGCCAAGCGCTCGGAAAAACCCACTAAGAAAAAGTGA
- the sptbn4b gene encoding spectrin beta chain, non-erythrocytic 4 isoform X5, with the protein MLLARDGNCDDTQKLHKKWLKHQAFMAELAQNKEWLDKIEKEGRHLIQEKPELSPLVRQKLEEIRECWLDLESTTQAKARQLFQANKADLLAQSYRSLDQRLGQMEGQLAYVDRGRDLASVNRQLKKLQGMECQMEEWYQEVGALQAQAAAVPQQTRTKETVAEQQAAVEARMVRLIEPLKERRRLLLASKEVHQVGRDLEDEMLWVQERLPLAMSQEHGSSLQSVQQLMKKNQTLQREIQGHLGHVEEVLERAAIFASVRSPEAHAVRAGHEQLTQLWALLWTETERRQLMLDAMYQAQQYYFDTAEVEAWLSEQELNMMNEEKGKDEPSTLQLLKKHLVLEQTIEDYAETIGLLSQQCRQLLEMGHPDCEQISRRQSQMDRLYVSLKDLVEERKSRLEQQYWLYQLNREVDELEQWIAQREVVASSPELGQDFEHVSLLQEKFTEFASETGSTGQERVTAVNQMVDELIDYGHAEAAVIAEWKDGVNESWAELLELMETRAQMLAASHQLHKFFADCREVLSQIEDKHRRLPEVRSHQTSTANTGTLQRLLHGFEQDIQLLVTQVRQLQESAAQLRTVYAGDKAEAIACSEHQVLQCWKELLAYCDDCRLQITTEADKLRFFGMARDQLMWMDSILCQIDTGEKPRDVSSVEVLMNYHQSLRNEVDARSQNVVECIDVGKMLLAARNPAAHQIKEKLDQVVAKQQELSEKWDKHWEALQQLLEVHQFAQEAVVAEAWLTAQEPLVSSKELGGSVDEVEQLIRRHEAFRKAAATWEERFSSLRRLTTVEKVKAEQGKQPATPLLGRKVFLDPQDASPAPPSSLPRLPLSPVMRQTIYEQNEASTPPSPSPATPTPSPSAVRHPARSSILSVATAAMLVSANQVRESSGKAPGHLQPKVEVDAKPSPYLRQPKIKHLDDAVTPLLVASRLEKARERGREMTTERAEVAVMAEVVLQEPGRDRLHGGPRASGTNPEPQVQTHGGRLERRLSGEQLLQARKNELPQEVWREHAERRERRTLERQTSSEQEGHGSHDGRMRERDRHRSERQESSERDTGKEHSDRRSGGGERRTTMAEIVEQLQEREAAQARGEISRLANGVPEKSSRPDRPRARDRPKPRRRPRPKESGETTRRSRSAPAQSGPAAPQPPTLSAHHEGFLFRKLDIESLKKSTNSRSWVNLYCVLSKGELGFYKDAKNTATAYNNEPTLNLAHCHCDVTNGYKKKKNVFTLKTKEGSEFLFHAKDEEDLKTWVGSIGSSISEHEEMAKWGQPQATTSSTDEGTRRDGSKAGSERGGERSDRAEKAEKPEKDKERDRGRDKDRAERSDRGGKAEAKRSEKPTKKK; encoded by the exons CAGGCCAAGGCCCGGCAGCTCTTCCAGGCCAACAAGGCAGACCTTTTGGCTCAGAGCTACCGTAGTCTGGACCAGAGGCTGGGTCAGATGGAGGGCCAGCTGGCCTACGTGGACCGTGGTCGTGATTTGGCTAGTGTTAACAGGCAGCTTAAAAAACTGCAG GGCATGGAGTGCCAAATGGAGGAGTGGTACCAGGAGGTCGGTGCGCTGCAGGCTCAGGCGGCCGCCGTGCCGCAACAGACGCGAACGAAGGAGACGGTGGCCGAACAGCAGGCGGCAGTTGAGGCTCGCATGGTCCGCCTGATAGAACCTCTCAAGGAACGCAGACGCCTGCTTCTTGCCTCCAAGGAGGTGCACCAAGTGGGACGAGACCTGGAGGATGAGATG TTGTGGGTGCAGGAGCGCCTCCCACTGGCCATGAGTCAGGAACATGGTTCCTCCTTGCAGTCGGTGCAGCAACTCATGAAGAAGAACCAG ACTCTGCAAAGGGAAATTCAGGGCCACCTCGGCCATGTGGAGGAGGTCTTGGAGCGCGCAGCCATCTTTGCCTCAGTCCGCAGCCCCGAGGCCCACGCCGTGCGGGCGGGCCACGAGCAGCTCACCCAGCTTTGGGCGCTGTTATGGACGGAGACGGAACGCCGGCAGCTGATGCTGGACGCCATGTACCAGGCGCAACAGTACTACTTTGATACGGCCGAGGTGGAAGCCTGGCTCAGCGAGCAGGAGCTGAACATGATGAACGAGGAGAAAGGAAAG GACGAGCCGAGCACCTTGCAGTTGTTGAAGAAGCACCTGGTCCTGGAACAGACCATTGAGGACTACGCCGAAACCATCGGGCTGCTGTCTCAGCAGTGTCGTCAGCTACTGGAAATGGGACACCCTGATTG CGAGCAGATCAGCAGGCGACAGTCACAGATGGACCGTTTGTACGTCTCGCTGAAGGACCTGGTCGAGGAGCGCAAGAGTCGCCTGGAGCAGCAGTACTGGCTTTACCAGCTCAATCGTGAGGTGGACGAGCTGGAACAGTGGATCGCCCAGCGGGAGGTGGTGGCCAGTTCGCCTGAGCTGGGACAGGACTTTGAGCACGTCAGC TTGCTCCAGGAGAAGTTCACGGAGTTTGCGTCAGAGACGGGCAGCACGGGTCAGGAACGCGTGACGGCCGTCAACCAGATGGTGGACGAACTGATCGACTACGGCCACGCCGAGGCCGCCGTCATCGCCGAATGGAAGGACGGCGTCAACGAATCATGGGCTGAACTCCTGGAGTTGATGGAGACGCGGGCGCAGATGTTGGCTGCCTCCCATCAACTGCACAAGTTCTTCGCCGATTGCCGAGAG GTTCTGTCACAGATCGAAGACAAACACCGCAGGTTACCGGAGGTGCGTAGTCATCAGACAAGCACGGCCAACACCGGCACGCTGCAGAGACTGCTGCACGGCTTTGAGCAGGACATCCAACTGCTGGTCACGCAG GTGCGCCAGCTTCAGGAAAGTGCAGCCCAGTTGAGGACGGTTTATGCCGGTGACAAGGCGGAAGCCATCGCGTGCAGTGAACATCAGGTGCTGCAGTGCTGGAAAGAGCTGCTGGCCTACTGCGACGACTGTCGGCTGCAGATCACCACCGAGGCGGACAAACTCAGGTTCTTTGGAATGGCCCGTGATCAGCTCATGTGGATGGACTCCATTCTCTGCCAGATCGACACGGGAGAGAAGCCAAG GGACGTATCGTCCGTGGAAGTTTTGATGAACTATCACCAGAGTCTGAGGAACGAAGTGGATGCCCGCAGTCAGAATGTGGTGGAATGTATCGACGTGGGAAAGATGCTGCTGGCGGCGAGAAACCCCGCAGCTCACCAG ATCAAGGAAAAGCTGGACCAGGTGGTCGCTAAGCAACAGGAGCTTTCCGAGAAGTGGGACAAACACTGGGAGGCACTGCAGCAAT TGCTAGAGGTCCACCAGTTTGCTCAGGAAGCCGTAGTGGCGGAGGCGTGGCTCACGGCGCAGGAGCCGCTGGTCAGCAGCAAGGAGCTGGGAGGCAGCGTGGACGAGGTGGAGCAACTCATTCGAAGACACGAGGCCTTTCGCAAAGCCGCCGCCACCTGGGAAGAGCGCTTCAGCTCTCTCAGACGCTTGACCACG GTGGAAAAAGTGAAAGCCGAGCAAGGCAAACAACCAGCGACGCCTCTGCTGGGCCGTAAAGTCTTCCTGGATCCTCAGGACGCGTCGCCGGCTCCCCCTTCCAGCCTCCCGCGCCTTCCCCTCTCACCGGTCATGAGACAGACCATCTACGAGCAGAACGAGGCCAGCACGCCGCCCTCCCCCTCGCCCGCCACCCCTACGCCATCCCCCTCGGCGGTCCGACATCCCGCCCGTTCGTCCATCTTGTCCGTTGCGACGGCCGCCATGTTGGTCTCGGCTAATCAAGTGCGAGAAAGTAGCGGGAAGGCACCCGGTCACCTTCAGCCCAAG GTGGAAGTGGACGCCAAGCCGTCGCCGTACCTCCGCCAACCCAAAATCAAACACCTCGACGACGCCGTGACACCGCTTCTGGTAGCCAGCCGGCTGGAGAAGGCCCGGGAGAGAGGCAGGGAGATGACGACGGAGCGAGCCGAGGTGGCCGTGATGGCCGAGGTGGTCCTCCAGGAACCCGGCCGCGACCGGCTCCACGGAGGGCCCCGAGCCTCCGGGACTAACCCCGAGCCGCAGGTCCAGACTCACGGCGGGCGGCTGGAGCGGCGGCTTTCCGGCGAGCAGCTCCTCCAGGCCCGCAAGAACGAGCTCCCTCAGGAGGTGTGGCGGGAACACGCCGAGCGACGGGAGCGGCGGACTCTGGAGAGGCAGACGTCCAGCGAGCAGGAAGGACACGGAAGCCACGACGGTCGCATGAGGGAGCGAGACCGCCACCGGTCGGAGAGGCAGGAATCCAGCGAGCGCGACACCGGCAAGGAGCATTCGGACAGACGCTCGGGAGGAGG ggaGAGAAGAACCACAATGGCGGAAATAGTGGAGCAGCTTCAGGAAAGAGAAGCAGCACAG GCTCGAGGCGAGATTTCTCGCCTGGCGAACGGCGTACCAGAGAAGTCTTCCCGTCCCGACAGGCCCCGAGCCCGGGACAGACCCAAACCGCGGCGCCGGCCACGTCCCAAAGAGTCGGGAGAGACCACGCGGCGATCCCGCTCGGCGCCAGCGCAAAGCGGCCCCGCCGCACCCCAGCCACCCACGCTCAGCGCACACCACGAGGGCTTTCTCTTCCGCAAGCTGGACATCGAGAGTCTGAAGAAGAGCACTAACAG CAGGTCTTGGGTGAACCTGTACTGTGTGCTGAGCAAAGGCGAGTTGGGTTTCTACAAGGATGCTAAAAACACTGCCACGGCGTACAACAACGAGCCCACGCTCAACCTCGCGCACTGCCACTGTGATGTCACCAACGgatacaagaagaagaagaatgtcTTCACGCTTAA GACAAAGGAGGGCAGTGAGTTCTTATTCCACGCTAAGGATGAG GAGGACTTGAAGACGTGGGTGGGCAGCATTGGCAGTAGCATCTCGGAACACGAGGAGATGGCCAAGTGGGGCCAGCCCCAAGCAACTACCTCATCCACCGACGAGGGGACGCGGCGCGACGGAAGCAAGGCCGGCTCGGAGCGCGGCGGCGAGCGATCGGACAGAGCCGAGAAAGCGGAAAAGCCGGAAAAAGACAAGGAGAGGGACAGGGGACGGGACAAAGATAGGGCGGAGCGCTCGGATCGTGGCGGTAAAGCGGAAGCCAAGCGCTCGGAAAAACCCACTAAGAAAAAGTGA